One segment of Halomonas sp. TD01 DNA contains the following:
- a CDS encoding serine/threonine protein kinase yields the protein MSQAPLQQFYIPEEQSVYLLSHHDARKLKDWVALCQAQLAQLGYTGIELVGKGAYGFVFAGSAQHQGVPAHYVFKFSRITLPTHLQERLEEEAFMLDQVSHPRIPKLVAYQRSRGQSILVMERAPGWNLEQVSLKEGRLSPRLVVHIANQLADILSALRQETGPNARPVVHGDIKPSNLVFDPDTESIALIDWGSSVFAQLDEKLQFVGANVMELMSDNLQQTNARLGDVYFIGEEQLNGALSSPRFDEQGAAGTLYALASAQSCRFGHRAIPACSLGLPLEFARTLDGMLDPDPQVRHKAGDYYLQAMSRMAKVVMVDLPIPRQTSLVPVWGRPAHQEIDTVVYSSRKAFLREANAEETLNDVNDVQLDRYYKQFMQGMGETEKAFLASVSRLGKYPVVGGLAVRWEREGVYIDSSLNLHDPALKPAFIQAVNNMVHLARAIHRQGVFKSCLFNARQTLHLERANAEEPFNCDPGTAIDYELSAVPEMEDRTRQHSYFEDGPDPEELLVLPDTIMQILQRLNEIHHTGMIIFEALPKHLKIHSYYRLLDPSRESEFRALLARMLASVSQIEGLGVSGFMKMPYKDTRFFTHLECQPEHFYPKDPRDFLRKTPSIGGSQTA from the coding sequence ATGTCTCAGGCACCACTCCAGCAGTTTTATATACCGGAAGAGCAATCGGTATATCTACTCAGCCATCACGATGCTCGTAAGCTTAAAGACTGGGTAGCACTGTGTCAGGCACAGCTCGCTCAGTTGGGCTATACGGGGATTGAGTTGGTTGGTAAAGGTGCCTATGGCTTTGTATTTGCGGGCAGCGCACAACACCAAGGTGTGCCTGCCCACTACGTGTTTAAATTCTCACGTATTACGCTGCCCACCCATTTACAAGAACGCCTTGAAGAAGAGGCGTTTATGCTTGATCAGGTTTCCCACCCGCGCATACCGAAGCTCGTGGCTTATCAGCGCTCCCGGGGCCAGTCAATCCTGGTGATGGAGCGTGCGCCTGGTTGGAACCTTGAGCAGGTATCACTAAAAGAAGGTCGCCTTTCCCCTCGTTTGGTGGTCCACATTGCCAACCAGTTGGCTGATATTCTCTCAGCATTGCGCCAAGAAACGGGCCCCAATGCACGTCCCGTAGTGCATGGTGACATCAAGCCGTCAAACCTAGTGTTCGATCCTGATACTGAGTCCATTGCGTTGATTGACTGGGGATCGTCTGTGTTTGCTCAGTTAGACGAAAAGCTACAGTTTGTTGGGGCAAACGTGATGGAATTAATGTCTGATAACTTGCAGCAAACCAATGCTCGGCTGGGCGATGTCTACTTTATTGGCGAAGAGCAGCTCAACGGAGCGCTATCATCGCCACGTTTCGACGAACAAGGAGCCGCAGGAACGCTGTACGCATTAGCATCTGCACAATCTTGCCGCTTTGGACACCGTGCTATTCCCGCCTGCTCACTGGGTCTACCTTTGGAGTTTGCCCGCACCTTGGATGGTATGCTCGACCCCGACCCCCAGGTACGCCATAAAGCAGGGGATTATTATTTACAGGCGATGTCCCGCATGGCCAAAGTGGTGATGGTAGATTTGCCCATCCCCCGACAAACATCGCTAGTGCCTGTCTGGGGCCGTCCGGCGCACCAAGAGATTGATACGGTCGTTTACAGCTCCCGGAAGGCGTTTCTGCGCGAAGCGAATGCAGAAGAAACACTTAATGATGTTAACGATGTGCAGCTAGATCGTTATTACAAGCAATTTATGCAGGGTATGGGGGAAACTGAAAAGGCCTTTTTGGCGTCGGTGAGTCGTTTGGGGAAATACCCGGTTGTAGGTGGTTTAGCGGTGCGTTGGGAGCGGGAGGGCGTGTATATAGACTCTTCGCTTAACCTACACGATCCCGCGTTAAAGCCAGCGTTTATTCAAGCCGTCAATAACATGGTGCACTTGGCGCGTGCCATTCACCGCCAAGGGGTGTTTAAAAGTTGCTTATTTAATGCGCGTCAAACGCTGCATTTAGAACGTGCAAATGCAGAAGAGCCTTTTAATTGTGACCCTGGTACCGCCATTGACTACGAGCTGAGCGCGGTTCCTGAAATGGAAGACCGCACACGTCAGCATAGCTACTTTGAAGACGGCCCTGATCCGGAAGAGCTACTCGTCCTGCCAGACACCATTATGCAAATACTCCAACGGCTTAATGAGATTCATCACACCGGCATGATTATATTTGAGGCGTTGCCGAAGCATCTTAAAATCCATAGCTATTACCGGCTTCTGGATCCTAGCCGAGAGTCAGAGTTTCGTGCCTTGCTGGCGCGTATGCTGGCGTCTGTAAGCCAGATAGAGGGGTTAGGCGTGTCCGGCTTTATGAAAATGCCTTACAAAGACACGCGATTTTTTACCCATTTAGAGTGCCAGCCTGAACATTTTTACCCAAAAGACCCGCGTGATTTTTTAAGAAAGACGCCGTCAATCGGCGGCTCTCAGACTGCTTGA
- a CDS encoding ABC transporter ATP-binding protein, with translation MVTTTHAQSEHNEQPVINVLGLVNRFGSVVVHEALDLTLRRGEILGVVGGSGTGKSVLLRSIVGLKRPNEGTIDVLGSRLNELNGQQRSQIERRFGVLFQRGALFSSLNLQENVALPLIEHAKLSRKDAEYLARIKLSLVGLPAKAALQFPESLSGGMVKRAALARALALDPDILFLDEPTAGLDPIGAAAFDQLLVTLRDALGFSVFLVTHDLDTLYATCDRVAVLSQKRVLVADTLENVANTDDEWVQAYFNGPRGRAAQYAANASTAGLKE, from the coding sequence ATGGTAACCACGACGCATGCTCAATCCGAACACAACGAGCAACCTGTTATCAACGTTCTGGGGCTAGTCAATCGCTTTGGCTCTGTTGTAGTTCATGAGGCTCTCGATTTAACACTAAGGCGTGGGGAAATTCTCGGCGTGGTGGGCGGCTCAGGAACCGGCAAATCCGTACTGTTAAGAAGTATTGTAGGTTTGAAGCGCCCAAATGAAGGCACTATCGATGTCCTGGGATCTCGCCTTAACGAGCTAAATGGACAGCAACGTAGCCAGATAGAGCGCCGCTTTGGCGTGCTGTTTCAACGGGGGGCTTTATTTAGCTCGCTGAATTTGCAAGAAAATGTTGCCTTGCCGCTTATTGAGCACGCCAAACTGTCGCGCAAAGATGCCGAATACCTAGCACGCATCAAACTCTCTTTAGTTGGGCTACCCGCTAAGGCGGCACTGCAGTTTCCTGAATCTCTATCGGGCGGCATGGTAAAGCGTGCCGCACTGGCTCGTGCGCTGGCGCTTGATCCTGATATTTTGTTTCTTGATGAGCCAACCGCGGGCCTTGATCCTATCGGAGCAGCCGCCTTTGACCAGCTATTAGTCACACTGCGCGATGCATTAGGCTTTAGCGTTTTTTTAGTTACCCACGATTTAGATACGCTCTATGCCACCTGCGACCGAGTCGCCGTACTTTCTCAGAAACGCGTGTTAGTGGCAGATACGCTTGAAAATGTCGCCAATACTGACGATGAGTGGGTGCAAGCCTACTTTAATGGACCTCGCGGGCGTGCCGCTCAATACGCCGCTAACGCATCAACGGCAGGTTTAAAGGAGTAA
- a CDS encoding MlaD family protein, which produces METRAHHIVIGLFTLLSAAAALLFALWMSYAAGERNYQPYRILFERSVSGLSIGSKVQYNGIEVGDVTELTLNPDDPRQVIASVRVYEDTPVKTDTRAKLAFASITGSMSVQLYGGTPESPRLVNQTDSMAPFINADPSPIATLFDEGETMVQNINSILINVNELFNDGNREQAGTILTSIAQITEMIASQQTALDQNMALFGEVSRQATATLESIDTLSQETTLLLRQDGQQMMQSAESASRDVASAAQRIEQLVNDNAGAVDSTLQGAQDIAPALSALRSTLNNLDRITRQLEESPADFFLGRDQVEEFRP; this is translated from the coding sequence ATGGAAACCCGTGCCCATCACATCGTCATAGGCTTATTTACCCTATTATCTGCCGCAGCAGCACTTCTGTTTGCGCTGTGGATGAGCTATGCCGCAGGAGAGCGTAACTACCAGCCTTACCGGATTCTGTTCGAGCGCAGTGTTAGTGGTTTATCAATTGGCAGTAAGGTGCAGTACAACGGCATTGAAGTAGGCGATGTCACCGAACTGACACTAAACCCCGACGACCCCCGACAAGTTATTGCCAGTGTGCGTGTCTATGAGGACACGCCGGTTAAGACAGATACCCGCGCCAAGCTTGCGTTTGCAAGCATTACTGGCAGCATGTCGGTTCAGCTGTATGGAGGCACCCCAGAAAGCCCTCGCCTTGTAAACCAAACGGACAGCATGGCACCGTTTATCAACGCAGATCCTTCGCCGATCGCCACTCTGTTTGATGAAGGCGAAACAATGGTTCAAAACATTAATTCTATTCTGATAAACGTTAATGAACTATTTAATGACGGCAACCGCGAACAAGCCGGCACTATTTTGACGAGTATTGCGCAAATCACAGAGATGATCGCTTCACAACAAACAGCGCTTGATCAAAATATGGCACTGTTCGGCGAGGTGTCACGACAAGCAACGGCTACTCTTGAGAGTATCGATACTCTCAGCCAGGAGACGACCCTGCTATTACGTCAAGATGGTCAGCAAATGATGCAAAGCGCTGAAAGCGCTAGTCGCGATGTGGCCAGTGCCGCGCAACGAATTGAACAGCTAGTTAACGATAATGCAGGGGCTGTCGACAGCACGCTGCAAGGGGCGCAAGACATTGCTCCAGCCCTTTCAGCCCTACGTTCCACACTTAACAACCTTGATCGTATTACTCGCCAGCTTGAAGAGAGTCCGGCAGACTTTTTCCTGGGCCGGGATCAGGTAGAGGAGTTTCGTCCATGA
- a CDS encoding 2-oxo acid dehydrogenase subunit E2 encodes MSDFMLPDIGEGIVECEVVEWRVAEGDRIEEDQPIVEVMTDKALVEITAPEAGVVTKLYVAQGKIAKVHAPLYAYQAENDTQEADATEQVNEPQSSVADAASGSKVVEPAAVATSTSTSSGKVPASPAVRRLVREHQLELSAIAGSGKDGRVLKEDVLAHLNQPTTAPAQVTTPVTQSAQSPRVEPLRGVRAVMAKRMVEAASSIPHFHYGEEIDVTDLLALRERLKPRVEALGERLTLMPFFMKAMALAVTEAPIINAQLNAEGNELHYYEQCNIGMAVDSKAGLLVPNVKSVERLTLLGIAREVGRLTIAAREGRVDQADLKGGTISISNIGALGGTYAAPIINAPEAAIVAIGKTQWLPRFDEQGEVQRRAIMTITWAGDHRFIDGGTIARFCNAWKGYLEAPETMLLHLG; translated from the coding sequence ATGAGCGATTTCATGCTGCCGGATATCGGCGAAGGCATTGTCGAGTGTGAAGTGGTGGAGTGGCGCGTTGCGGAGGGCGATCGGATTGAGGAAGATCAGCCAATTGTCGAGGTGATGACCGACAAAGCACTAGTAGAAATTACCGCTCCCGAAGCAGGTGTCGTCACCAAGCTTTATGTTGCCCAGGGGAAAATTGCCAAAGTACACGCTCCGCTGTATGCCTACCAAGCAGAAAATGACACGCAAGAAGCGGACGCGACGGAACAAGTTAACGAGCCGCAGTCATCTGTAGCTGACGCTGCCAGTGGTTCAAAGGTGGTTGAACCAGCCGCTGTGGCGACCAGTACCAGTACTAGTAGCGGTAAAGTGCCTGCCAGTCCAGCAGTGCGACGTCTTGTTCGTGAACATCAGCTTGAGTTAAGTGCCATTGCTGGTAGTGGTAAAGATGGCCGGGTATTAAAAGAAGACGTGCTGGCGCACCTGAATCAGCCCACTACAGCTCCTGCTCAAGTAACAACGCCAGTAACGCAAAGTGCCCAGTCGCCTCGTGTTGAGCCGCTTCGCGGCGTGCGTGCGGTGATGGCGAAAAGAATGGTTGAGGCAGCCAGCTCTATTCCGCATTTTCACTATGGCGAAGAGATCGATGTGACCGATCTGCTGGCGCTACGTGAGCGCCTGAAGCCACGGGTAGAGGCTCTGGGTGAGCGGCTAACACTAATGCCCTTCTTTATGAAGGCAATGGCGCTAGCGGTTACTGAGGCGCCGATCATCAATGCCCAGCTAAACGCGGAAGGCAACGAGCTGCACTACTACGAACAGTGCAATATCGGCATGGCGGTGGATAGCAAAGCAGGTTTACTGGTGCCCAATGTGAAAAGTGTTGAGCGTCTAACGCTGCTAGGCATTGCCCGTGAAGTGGGTCGTTTAACCATCGCGGCACGAGAAGGGCGTGTCGATCAGGCGGATCTCAAAGGGGGCACCATTAGTATTTCTAACATTGGTGCGCTTGGCGGAACCTATGCAGCGCCTATCATCAATGCGCCGGAAGCGGCGATAGTGGCCATCGGCAAAACCCAATGGTTACCGCGCTTTGACGAGCAGGGTGAGGTTCAGCGACGGGCAATTATGACCATCACCTGGGCAGGTGATCACCGCTTTATTGATGGTGGCACCATCGCCCGGTTTTGCAATGCCTGGAAAGGTTACCTCGAAGCGCCTGAAACCATGCTGCTGCACTTGGGCTAG
- a CDS encoding alpha-ketoacid dehydrogenase subunit beta — protein sequence MPTMNMLQAINNALDIAMAEDEKVICFGEDVGVFGGVFRATSHLQEKYGKSRCFNTPLVEQGIIGFANGLAAQGSVPVAEIQFADYIFPAFDQIVNESAKFRYRSGDLFNVGGLTIRTPYGGGIAGGLYHSQSPEAYFTHTPGLKVVVPRNPYQAKGLLLAAIRDPDPVLFLEPKRLYRASVGEVPQEDYQLPIGEAEVTKEGTDITLVGWGAQMEVIGKAVELAEEQGIACEVIDLRTLLPWDADTVVESVLKTGRLIVSHEAPLTGGFAGEIAATIQERCFLYLESPIARVTGLDTPFPLVLEKEYLPDHLKIFEAIRESVNF from the coding sequence ATGCCCACAATGAACATGCTCCAGGCGATCAACAATGCGCTTGATATCGCCATGGCTGAAGACGAAAAAGTTATCTGTTTTGGTGAAGATGTGGGTGTTTTTGGCGGTGTATTCCGTGCCACTAGCCATTTGCAGGAAAAGTATGGTAAATCGCGCTGCTTTAACACACCGCTGGTAGAGCAAGGCATTATTGGTTTTGCCAATGGGTTGGCTGCCCAAGGCTCGGTGCCTGTTGCTGAAATACAGTTTGCCGACTACATCTTTCCTGCCTTTGATCAAATCGTTAATGAATCTGCGAAATTCCGCTACCGCTCTGGGGATTTATTCAATGTGGGTGGATTAACCATCCGCACGCCCTATGGCGGTGGTATCGCGGGGGGGCTCTACCATTCACAATCACCAGAGGCTTATTTCACACATACACCTGGCTTAAAAGTTGTTGTGCCGCGTAATCCTTACCAAGCGAAAGGGTTGCTGCTTGCTGCAATTCGCGACCCCGATCCGGTACTTTTCTTAGAACCTAAGCGGCTTTATCGAGCCTCAGTGGGGGAGGTGCCCCAAGAAGATTATCAGCTTCCTATTGGTGAAGCTGAGGTCACCAAAGAGGGTACTGATATCACGCTGGTGGGTTGGGGCGCGCAAATGGAAGTCATCGGCAAAGCCGTCGAGCTTGCCGAAGAGCAGGGCATTGCCTGTGAAGTGATCGATCTGCGCACGTTGCTGCCATGGGACGCGGATACCGTCGTTGAGTCTGTTCTAAAAACAGGACGTTTGATCGTCAGCCATGAAGCGCCGTTAACGGGCGGCTTTGCGGGTGAAATCGCCGCGACGATCCAAGAACGCTGTTTTCTCTATCTGGAATCGCCGATTGCTCGGGTAACGGGGCTAGATACACCTTTCCCGTTAGTGCTGGAGAAAGAGTATTTGCCCGATCATTTGAAAATTTTTGAAGCGATTCGCGAAAGCGTTAACTTTTAA
- a CDS encoding ABC-type transport auxiliary lipoprotein family protein, which produces MSLRATFSIITLAALLLNAGCSILPESTPATLYRLPSSASPAAQAAATLPLRLGIATPGAGHLLNSNRIVVYPEGNVVNVYEGARWHEDAPDMLQARLISDLQQRQLFTSVSSDRLPHDLLLLSELRHFQSEYDASPPSIHLQLDVQLVNTQHRKPLAATSFTIRTRADNVEIPDVVNAFGEASDALAEQLSAWIATQSSSLRAAD; this is translated from the coding sequence ATGAGCTTGCGCGCAACGTTTAGCATCATCACATTAGCGGCGCTTTTATTAAACGCAGGCTGTTCAATACTGCCCGAAAGCACCCCCGCAACGCTCTATCGGTTGCCGTCGTCTGCCTCTCCAGCTGCGCAAGCGGCCGCCACCCTCCCCTTACGGCTGGGCATTGCCACTCCGGGGGCAGGTCACTTGCTTAACAGCAACCGTATTGTGGTATACCCAGAAGGTAATGTAGTGAATGTGTATGAGGGTGCACGCTGGCATGAAGACGCCCCTGATATGCTTCAAGCGCGCTTAATTTCAGACCTACAGCAGCGCCAACTATTCACCAGCGTGAGTAGCGACCGATTGCCCCATGATTTACTGCTACTTAGCGAGCTGCGCCATTTCCAAAGTGAGTACGACGCTTCTCCACCCAGTATTCATCTTCAGTTAGATGTGCAGCTTGTGAATACACAACACCGAAAACCGCTAGCAGCGACCAGTTTTACCATCCGCACCCGCGCGGATAACGTAGAGATTCCGGACGTCGTGAATGCTTTTGGTGAGGCCAGCGACGCGCTAGCTGAGCAGCTTTCAGCATGGATCGCAACGCAATCAAGCAGTCTGAGAGCCGCCGATTGA